Genomic DNA from Marinobacter sp. LV10MA510-1:
CAGGCGCATGTCTACCCGGAACACAAAACCGTCAGCGGTTATCTGGTCTAACGCCTGAATTAATCGCTGGCCAAGGCGAACAAAAAACTGCTGGTTGTCTAAAGCCCGCCGCCCGCCGCGAGTTTCGCCCTTGCTGGGAAAGGCAAATATCAGGTCTATATCGGAAGACACGTTCAGTTCGCGCCCGCCCAGTTTGCCCATCCCCAGCACCACCATTTTTTGCGGTGCCTCTTCGCCGCTGACCGGGCTGAGACCCCAAGGTGTGCCAAACTGTTCGCACGCGCTGTCATAAAGCCAGCCAAGTGCGCCATCTATGCAGATATCGGCAAAACCGCTGGTGGCGGCCATGGTTTCGGCCAGGTCAGCCTGGCGCAGAAGGTCGCGCCAGATGATGCGAAACTGGATTTCCCGGCGGAAACACCGCAAAGCCTGGTGCAGGCCCGGCTCGTCACTAATGTGCGCCAGATATTCCAACCAGCGCTGTTGCAGATAGGCAACGGTGGTGGGTTTGCTGAGGCAACGCGAGGCCAGCAATTGACGTACCGCGTCGGGTTGCCGCTCCAGGGTTTGGCCCAAAAAAGGGCTGCTGGCAATGGCCGCCGCCAGCAGTTCGGTGTTAATGGCGCCAGACTCTGTGAGCCAGGAAGGCACGCCGTCTGCAAAAATGGCCGGCCAGCGCCCGGCAACGTCGGCAGCCAAAACCTGCGGCAGTGCGCTCCAAGGCTGAGACATAAAACAAACCTCTGTTTCTCTGTTATATTTTTGGTTTAGTACCCTATTAAAGGTACTGTATAACGAATCAGACCCACAGGACACCAGCGCCCGGATGCAACGCAATCGCCTCCCACTGAACGCCGAACACTCTCAGTCTTACTCTCACTCAAGCGCTCAATCGCACCTGCCCATGCGCGGATTGATCCGCAAGCGCATGAAAACGCTTTTTGCGATGCTGATCGGGTTGCTAACCTTTCAGGTTCTGGTGATTTGGGCAGTGGAAGACCTGACCCTGTTCGAATCGATATGGATTACCATGACTACCGTGTCGACCGTAGGCTACGGCGATTACGCGCCGAAAACCCTAATTGGCCGCTTAAGTACTATTATAGTGTTGTTTATAGGCGCCATTACGGTGCTCACGCTGATTATCAGCGACTTCATCGAATACCGGTTTTATCGCCGGGAACGTATTCTACGCGGACTTTGGATTTACAAAATGAATGAGCACATTGTTATCATCAACACACCGCAGCACGGCGGCGAGCAGTATTTTTTGCGCTTTGCGTCGCAAATACGTTCCAACCCCGGGTATGAAACCATTCCTATTATGCTGCTCACCCGCCAGTTTCCCGACGGCTTGCCACCCGAGTTGACTGATATGGGCCTGGTGCACTTTCACGGCACCGGGTCTGACCCGTCTGCCTTGCAGGCGGTTCACGCCGGCAGCGCCCGGCACATTGTGGTATTGACCACCGATGAAAACGACGCCAATGCCGACAGCATAACGTTCGACATTGCCTACCGCCTGAGTGAACTCAACATGGGCTACCAAACCACCTCAGAGTGTGTGGCCGATAGAAATCGCAGCCGTTTGAAAGCGCTAGGCATACGCGCAGTGATTCGGCCAATACGCACCTATCCGGAAATTATGGTGCGCGCGGTGGTGGCGCCCGGCTCAGAGAAAGTGCTGGAAGACCTGTTCAACTATGAACATGACCACCCCCACCGCTACGATTTGCTGTTGGAAGACCTGAATTGGGCCGACATCGTCAGCGCTTTGATTCGCCACGACATAGGCACCGCCCTGGCCTACATAGACGACGATGGCGAGGTGATTTGCCAGCCACACATCAAAGAACCAATAAAAGGCAAAGGCCTGATTGTGCTGGTACGCTCCAGTGACACCCCAGGTTTGGACGTCGTCAAAGAAGCCCTGGAGCGCTACCGGAAGTTTCTGGAAAAATGGCGAGACAGTCAGAGCAGTGACGCTGAGAGCTGAGCTATGACACCGATTCCCTTCCAGCTTCTGATTGACGCTTTAGGCACCGGCCAGCACCAGCCGGTGGTTGACGCTGCCCAGCAATTCAATGCAGCCGACCTTGCCGAGTTTATTGAGCAGAATATCGGCAACAGCGCCGGCAACGGCCTGTTTCAGAAGCTGCCGATGGCGCTGCGGGCCAAGGTGTTGGGTTACATTAACTCCGCCGATCAGGTAACCCTGACCCAGGCCACGCCGCTGGCCGAACTGGCAGAGCTGGCCACCGAAATGCCGTCGGATGATCGCGCCGACTTTTTTAACCTGCTGGATGAATCGCGCCAGCAACTACTGATTAAGCTCCTGGGCCATCAAGACCGGGAGGACCTGACCAGCCTTCTGGCGTTCGAAGAAGGCACCGCCGGCGCCTTGATGAACACCGACTACGCCATGTTCGAATCTGGCATAAGCGCGGGCAGCGCCATCGACATTTTGCGTGCCACCGCCACCGACAAAGAAACGATTTACCAGACCTATGTGGTAGACGAACACCACACCCTGATTGGTGTTGTATCGCTGCGCCGGCTGATTATTGCGCCGCCAGACACCATTATTGATTCGCTGATTGCCAACGGGCTGGTGTTTGCATACACCGACACCTCGCAAGACGGGGTGGCGCGACTGATCACAAAATACGACCTGCTGGCGCTGCCGGTGCTAAACGCTGACAACCGGCTGCTAGGTATTATTACTTACGACGACGCCATGGACGTCATCGAAGAAGAGGCCACCGAAGATATCCACAAAGGCGGCTCGGTGAGCAACCTGGATAACGGCATTAATGCCGCATCGCCGTTTTCACTGTATCGCTCGCGTATTCAGTGGCTGGTGATTCTGGTGTTTGCCAATATTTTTACCGGCGCCGGCATTGCTCATTTTGAAGAACTTATTGGCGCCCATCTGGCGCTGTTATTTTTCATGCCGTTGCTGGTGGCCAGCGCCGGTAACGCCGGTGCGCAGTCGGCCACACTGGTGGTGCGCGGCATTGCCACCGGCGATGTGGTTAACCGCGACTGGCTGAAACTGTTCAAGAAAGAACTGGTTGTGGCCTCGGCCCTGGGGCTGACCATGGCCATAACCGTATGGACGGTGGGTATATTCCGCACCGAACTGGCCATTGCCACCATCGTTGCAATTACCATGGTGGCCGTTGTGTTGGCTGGCGGCCTGATTGGCATTCTGCTACCGCTGCTGCTGAACCGCTTGGGCATAGACCCCGCAGCCGCCAGTATTCCTTTGATAACCACCATAGCCGACGTTAGCGGAGTATTGATTTACTTCACCATAGCCACGGCTATCCTCAGCCCTTAGGCACCCCGCTCGTCCGCCACTTGCCGCAGCATTGCCAACTGGACCTGACCCAGTAATGGCTGCTGCAACAGATCGCTGACCTTAGTGCCGTTTTGCAGTTGTTCCGCAAGCTCTGACCAGGGCTGAACCATGTTGCCGCGCGCCACCAGCTGCACCAGGGCATCAAGATTCAGACGCTTCATGCTTACGGATTGCTGTTTTAGCCAGCTCTGACTCAAACGCTGGAGCAGCCTGTTCAAAGAGGCTGTCGCCTCACCGCCACTCTCA
This window encodes:
- a CDS encoding potassium channel family protein, which encodes MQRNRLPLNAEHSQSYSHSSAQSHLPMRGLIRKRMKTLFAMLIGLLTFQVLVIWAVEDLTLFESIWITMTTVSTVGYGDYAPKTLIGRLSTIIVLFIGAITVLTLIISDFIEYRFYRRERILRGLWIYKMNEHIVIINTPQHGGEQYFLRFASQIRSNPGYETIPIMLLTRQFPDGLPPELTDMGLVHFHGTGSDPSALQAVHAGSARHIVVLTTDENDANADSITFDIAYRLSELNMGYQTTSECVADRNRSRLKALGIRAVIRPIRTYPEIMVRAVVAPGSEKVLEDLFNYEHDHPHRYDLLLEDLNWADIVSALIRHDIGTALAYIDDDGEVICQPHIKEPIKGKGLIVLVRSSDTPGLDVVKEALERYRKFLEKWRDSQSSDAES
- the mgtE gene encoding magnesium transporter; protein product: MTPIPFQLLIDALGTGQHQPVVDAAQQFNAADLAEFIEQNIGNSAGNGLFQKLPMALRAKVLGYINSADQVTLTQATPLAELAELATEMPSDDRADFFNLLDESRQQLLIKLLGHQDREDLTSLLAFEEGTAGALMNTDYAMFESGISAGSAIDILRATATDKETIYQTYVVDEHHTLIGVVSLRRLIIAPPDTIIDSLIANGLVFAYTDTSQDGVARLITKYDLLALPVLNADNRLLGIITYDDAMDVIEEEATEDIHKGGSVSNLDNGINAASPFSLYRSRIQWLVILVFANIFTGAGIAHFEELIGAHLALLFFMPLLVASAGNAGAQSATLVVRGIATGDVVNRDWLKLFKKELVVASALGLTMAITVWTVGIFRTELAIATIVAITMVAVVLAGGLIGILLPLLLNRLGIDPAAASIPLITTIADVSGVLIYFTIATAILSP